A region from the Lentisphaera profundi genome encodes:
- a CDS encoding nitroreductase family protein: MNTLDTIRARRSVKHYDATHVMTDAEIKELLSLAMLSPTAFNLQHWRFLVVSDPTLRQEIRKVAWDQAQVTDSSLFIVLCADTQTWQNNSAQLWKNAPQEVQGFLVPAIDKYYRDKPQIQHDEALRSCGIAAQTLMLAAKAMGYDSCPMDGFDFDAVAKLIKLPDDHIISMCLAIGKGTVEAWDRPGKFDYEQVVINNNF; this comes from the coding sequence ATGAATACCCTCGACACCATCCGCGCACGTCGCTCAGTTAAGCACTATGATGCCACACATGTAATGACTGATGCTGAAATCAAGGAATTACTTTCCTTAGCTATGTTATCCCCCACCGCCTTTAATCTTCAACACTGGCGATTCCTTGTCGTAAGCGACCCCACTTTGCGCCAAGAAATCCGCAAGGTCGCTTGGGACCAAGCACAAGTCACCGATTCATCCTTATTTATAGTCCTCTGTGCAGATACCCAGACTTGGCAAAATAATTCTGCGCAATTATGGAAAAATGCTCCCCAAGAAGTTCAAGGTTTTTTAGTACCTGCCATTGATAAGTACTATCGCGATAAACCACAAATCCAACATGACGAAGCCTTGCGTTCCTGTGGTATTGCCGCACAAACACTCATGCTGGCAGCCAAAGCCATGGGCTATGACTCCTGTCCCATGGATGGTTTTGATTTTGACGCCGTGGCAAAATTAATTAAACTTCCCGATGATCACATCATTTCCATGTGCCTCGCTATTGGTAAAGGTACTGTGGAAGCCTGGGACCGCCCTGGCAAGTTTGATTATGAACAAGTTGTCATCAACAATAACTTTTGA
- a CDS encoding FecCD family ABC transporter permease encodes MKNSLPCILSLIALIFCPLYGFSEIDIENIFNPQHQQYFIFWELRMPRIILCWICGAGLAIGGMAFQALFRNELASPFTLGISGGAALGVAILTMVEIQIINEYSSIIYSLAAFLGCLIAISFILLLHRLRPNSPISDLLLGGVALSFIFNSLILFIQYMARPDDIARMVYWMMGSMQIVGYKPLLYISPLILPAILIIYSLRKELDLLFSCEQLAATRGVQIRKNQRLIFLAVSLMSAGLVSLCGPIGFVGLVVPHICRRIYGPGHKTLFWQSLFFGAFFLCFCDLLCRVLPSQGELPIGIMTALIGTPFFIYIIFKKR; translated from the coding sequence ATGAAAAATAGCCTTCCCTGCATCCTTAGCCTTATTGCCTTAATCTTTTGTCCTCTCTATGGCTTCAGTGAAATTGATATAGAAAATATTTTCAATCCCCAACATCAGCAGTACTTCATCTTTTGGGAATTGCGGATGCCTCGCATTATCCTTTGTTGGATATGTGGTGCCGGTTTAGCTATTGGAGGCATGGCTTTCCAAGCACTCTTTCGCAATGAATTGGCCAGCCCATTTACTCTGGGCATCTCAGGCGGTGCGGCTTTAGGTGTTGCTATCCTCACTATGGTAGAAATCCAAATCATCAATGAGTATTCTTCTATCATCTATTCCCTAGCAGCTTTTTTAGGTTGTTTAATTGCCATCTCTTTCATTCTTCTTCTTCATCGTCTACGCCCCAATTCTCCCATTAGCGACTTGCTCTTGGGTGGCGTCGCGCTCTCCTTTATCTTCAATAGCCTCATTCTTTTCATTCAATACATGGCTCGCCCCGATGATATAGCACGTATGGTTTACTGGATGATGGGCAGCATGCAAATTGTTGGATATAAACCCTTGCTTTATATCTCTCCCTTAATCCTTCCCGCTATCCTTATTATCTACTCCCTGCGTAAAGAACTCGACCTTCTCTTTAGTTGCGAACAATTGGCGGCCACTCGGGGTGTTCAAATACGCAAAAACCAAAGACTGATCTTTCTCGCTGTATCTCTCATGAGTGCCGGACTCGTCTCACTCTGTGGCCCTATAGGTTTTGTCGGACTCGTCGTCCCCCATATATGTCGCAGAATCTATGGGCCGGGACATAAAACCCTCTTTTGGCAAAGTCTCTTTTTCGGTGCTTTTTTTCTTTGTTTTTGCGATCTTCTATGTCGAGTTCTACCCTCACAAGGTGAACTGCCCATTGGAATTATGACGGCTTTGATTGGAACGCCTTTCTTTATATACATAATCTTTAAAAAAAGGTAG
- the clpB gene encoding ATP-dependent chaperone ClpB — MDINKFTEKSREALNEAKALATDMHHQQLDLEHFFLALLNQERSLTARIIDRCEASSQQFINELNTALDGRGKLDSPAEVYFSSRFTPFVAKAEKEAKKMGDTYLSAEHFLLAATHESKNTDIGRLLNQFNIKHKKISEACMSIRGGQKCDSPNPENTYEALEKYGSDLVELARSGKLDPVIGRDTEVRSIVRILSRKTKNNPILIGEPGVGKTAIVEGLAQRIVRGDVPEGLKDKTIFSLDMTALMAGAKFRGDFEERLKAVLKEIKNADGRIILFIDEIHTIVGAGKTEGSSDAGNMLKPMLARGELYCIGATTLDEHRKYIEKDAALERRFQPVMVDAPNVEDTISILRGLKERFEVHHGVKIADTALVAAAILSDRYISDRFLPDKAIDLMDEACASIRTEIDSMPAELDEITRRIMRLEIEEVALKKEKDKASKERLQQLRKELADLKESSQSMRAQWQKEKQAIQAVSSKREQLDELRTEFQNVQNTQDYERLAQIQYNDIPNLEAEIKKLEEEAAKVQESALIHERVEEDEIADVVARWTGIPVTRLVEGEKQKLLKLDETLHEKVIGQDEAVQAVADAVIRARAGIKDPRRPIGSFIFLGPTGVGKTELAKTLAYSLFDSEELIRIDMSEYMEKHSVSRLVGAPPGYVGYEEGGYLTEAVRRKPYSVVLFDEIEKAHPDVFNILLQLLDDGRLTDSRGRTVDFRNTVIILTSNIGSEHLLKIQGDDEAQDKEARNQVMNQLRASFRPEFLNRIDEIVLFKQLQKNEIVKIVSLLTKDLSKRLKEQGVILSISDEAKNFIGEQGYDPIYGARPLKRYLQRQLETMIARKILDGSLENDKSINIELLNDELVIQ; from the coding sequence ATGGATATTAACAAATTTACCGAAAAATCACGTGAGGCCTTAAATGAAGCTAAGGCCCTTGCCACTGATATGCACCATCAACAACTCGACCTCGAACACTTTTTCTTGGCTTTACTCAATCAAGAAAGAAGCCTGACAGCTCGAATCATCGATCGTTGCGAGGCTTCCTCACAGCAATTTATTAATGAACTAAACACAGCCTTGGATGGCAGAGGTAAACTCGATAGTCCAGCGGAAGTCTATTTTTCTTCACGCTTCACTCCTTTTGTAGCAAAAGCTGAAAAAGAAGCCAAAAAAATGGGAGATACTTACCTCAGTGCGGAACATTTTTTATTAGCTGCTACCCATGAAAGTAAAAATACCGATATTGGACGACTTTTAAATCAATTTAATATCAAGCACAAAAAAATAAGCGAGGCATGCATGAGCATACGTGGTGGACAAAAATGCGATTCTCCAAACCCCGAAAATACCTACGAAGCTTTGGAGAAGTATGGCTCTGATCTAGTGGAATTAGCCCGCAGTGGTAAACTCGACCCCGTCATTGGTCGCGATACCGAAGTGCGTTCCATTGTACGTATTCTTTCACGTAAAACAAAGAATAACCCCATCCTTATTGGTGAGCCTGGTGTTGGTAAAACCGCTATTGTCGAAGGCTTAGCACAACGTATTGTTCGTGGTGATGTGCCTGAAGGACTGAAAGACAAAACCATTTTCTCTCTCGATATGACTGCACTCATGGCGGGAGCCAAATTTCGTGGTGATTTTGAAGAAAGATTAAAAGCTGTTCTCAAAGAAATCAAAAACGCCGACGGACGTATCATTCTCTTCATTGACGAGATTCACACCATCGTGGGTGCCGGAAAAACTGAAGGTTCTTCTGATGCCGGTAACATGCTCAAGCCTATGCTCGCTCGCGGTGAACTCTACTGCATTGGTGCAACTACTTTAGATGAACATCGTAAGTACATCGAAAAAGACGCCGCTCTCGAACGCCGTTTCCAGCCGGTTATGGTGGATGCCCCCAATGTCGAGGATACTATCTCGATCTTACGTGGCCTTAAAGAGCGTTTCGAAGTTCATCATGGAGTTAAAATTGCGGATACCGCACTCGTGGCTGCTGCTATACTCTCGGATCGTTATATCTCCGACCGTTTCTTGCCTGATAAAGCTATTGATTTAATGGATGAAGCCTGCGCTTCCATTCGTACCGAAATCGATTCTATGCCTGCTGAACTTGACGAAATCACTCGACGTATCATGCGCTTGGAAATTGAAGAAGTCGCTCTTAAAAAGGAAAAAGATAAAGCCTCTAAAGAACGCTTACAGCAGCTTCGCAAAGAACTCGCTGACCTCAAAGAAAGTTCGCAAAGCATGCGCGCTCAATGGCAGAAAGAAAAACAAGCCATCCAAGCCGTCAGCTCCAAACGCGAACAGCTCGATGAATTGCGTACCGAATTTCAAAATGTGCAGAATACACAAGATTATGAACGTTTGGCTCAAATTCAGTATAATGACATCCCCAATCTTGAGGCGGAAATCAAAAAGCTCGAAGAAGAAGCCGCCAAAGTTCAAGAAAGTGCGCTCATTCACGAACGAGTAGAAGAAGACGAAATTGCCGATGTCGTGGCACGTTGGACGGGCATTCCCGTAACTCGACTTGTGGAAGGGGAAAAACAAAAACTCCTTAAGCTTGACGAAACGCTTCACGAAAAAGTCATTGGCCAGGACGAAGCCGTTCAAGCCGTGGCCGATGCCGTTATTCGCGCTCGTGCAGGGATCAAAGATCCTCGCCGTCCAATCGGTAGTTTCATCTTCTTGGGCCCCACTGGCGTAGGTAAAACTGAACTGGCAAAAACTCTAGCTTATTCTCTTTTTGATTCCGAAGAACTTATTCGAATTGATATGAGTGAGTACATGGAAAAACATTCAGTTTCACGTCTCGTTGGTGCGCCTCCAGGTTATGTCGGTTACGAAGAAGGTGGTTATTTAACTGAAGCCGTACGCCGTAAACCCTATTCTGTTGTGCTCTTTGATGAAATTGAAAAAGCCCACCCAGACGTTTTCAATATCCTACTGCAACTCTTAGATGATGGTCGCCTAACGGATTCACGTGGTCGTACTGTAGATTTTAGAAATACAGTGATCATTCTGACTTCTAACATTGGCTCAGAGCACCTCTTAAAAATACAGGGTGATGATGAGGCTCAAGACAAAGAAGCACGAAATCAAGTCATGAATCAACTCAGAGCGTCCTTTCGACCTGAATTCCTCAATCGTATTGATGAGATTGTCCTCTTCAAACAATTGCAGAAAAATGAGATTGTGAAAATTGTTTCACTGCTCACTAAGGACTTAAGTAAACGCCTTAAAGAACAAGGAGTTATTCTCAGTATTTCTGATGAGGCCAAAAACTTCATTGGTGAACAAGGCTATGACCCCATTTATGGAGCTCGTCCTCTCAAGCGTTACCTACAGCGACAATTGGAAACCATGATTGCGAGAAAAATCTTAGATGGAAGTCTTGAAAATGATAAGTCTATCAATATTGAATTGCTCAATGATGAATTAGTTATTCAATAA
- a CDS encoding DUF3450 family protein: MKTIYLFLVYLPSLLFAQEALTQKDMLELIKKTNDIDLKLQNQDLQWQEEKQVLNLQIKLIKQELDNSKSNKQDQEQQLAKLHTSLDQAKKQQALLTQNKKAYQDSLEKQKNILISQWQPKLPKGLVSLIQNEYDELNKSLGINQTLANIQLYTQSYLELQSKVHVLSESHIIEGKEWQLSCLYIGTAQGYFINKDKSLCGTLNFKDTWQAQVDSSMLKDIETAFAQTNRDGRPALVNLKLGLKK; this comes from the coding sequence ATGAAAACAATTTACTTATTTCTAGTCTATTTGCCGAGCCTGCTTTTTGCGCAAGAAGCTCTTACACAAAAAGACATGTTAGAATTGATTAAAAAAACTAACGATATCGATCTCAAACTGCAGAATCAAGATCTGCAATGGCAAGAAGAAAAACAAGTTTTAAACCTTCAAATCAAGCTCATTAAGCAAGAGCTAGACAACTCGAAGAGCAACAAACAAGATCAAGAACAGCAATTGGCAAAATTGCATACTAGCTTGGATCAAGCTAAGAAGCAGCAAGCTCTACTCACTCAAAACAAAAAAGCCTATCAAGACTCATTGGAGAAACAAAAAAACATCCTTATCAGTCAATGGCAGCCAAAGTTACCTAAAGGTCTAGTCTCACTCATTCAAAACGAATATGATGAACTTAATAAAAGTCTTGGCATCAATCAAACTTTAGCCAATATTCAATTATATACTCAAAGCTATCTCGAACTCCAAAGTAAAGTTCATGTACTAAGCGAATCTCATATTATCGAGGGTAAAGAATGGCAGCTTTCCTGCCTCTATATTGGAACCGCCCAAGGCTATTTCATCAACAAAGACAAATCCCTTTGTGGCACACTAAACTTTAAAGATACTTGGCAGGCTCAAGTCGATAGCTCCATGCTAAAAGATATCGAAACTGCCTTTGCTCAAACAAACCGTGATGGTCGCCCCGCTCTAGTTAATTTGAAATTGGGGCTTAAAAAATGA
- a CDS encoding MotA/TolQ/ExbB proton channel family protein, with the protein MKKVLFSLCFLLVNAYAVELSQVSKDLQASYLGANKALAKQEQSIFKERQALLTQMDADKAELAKSASQNLDNQISLLQKELEQVLNDINQLEDEQDDFKIALLDQRREFESLISQQEIDQEQTKLKALDSLIESKDFSQALNSYFDITSSIVNQGSTTHLGKAKVANIQGQVLEADSLSISRAKHYYKLEKSAGIGQIKNNSPYPQIIPINGSEQAFSDFAESANCTLQFDFSDGLVFKDSAKEKTLQDHLKAGGIMVYPLLFLGFICIIIALYKFIQLYSIRSQYDDKVIKLISLIKEDKLEEAEQYVKQLKKPIRALLGEALKYKDAPRVDLEELLNETILSELPRLDRLMHILSVSAGAAPLMGLLGTVMGIIKTFEMIGIYGTSDANQLSLGISEALVTTEVGLLVAIPTLITYALLNRRLRTIISSLEKASLSFINGSRA; encoded by the coding sequence ATGAAGAAAGTACTTTTTAGCTTATGCTTCCTTTTAGTCAATGCTTATGCCGTCGAACTCAGCCAAGTATCCAAAGATCTTCAAGCTTCTTATCTAGGCGCTAACAAAGCACTGGCCAAGCAAGAACAAAGCATATTTAAAGAACGTCAAGCACTACTCACCCAAATGGATGCAGACAAAGCAGAACTCGCAAAATCCGCTTCTCAGAATTTAGATAATCAAATATCTTTACTACAAAAAGAACTCGAACAAGTTTTAAATGATATCAATCAACTGGAAGACGAACAAGATGATTTCAAAATAGCTCTACTCGATCAAAGAAGAGAATTTGAGTCACTCATAAGTCAGCAAGAAATCGATCAAGAGCAAACGAAATTAAAAGCATTAGATAGCTTAATCGAAAGTAAGGATTTCTCTCAAGCACTGAATAGCTATTTCGACATTACTTCCAGCATTGTGAATCAAGGCTCGACGACTCATTTAGGCAAAGCTAAAGTAGCGAATATTCAAGGTCAAGTATTAGAAGCCGATAGTCTATCCATTAGTCGTGCCAAGCATTATTACAAACTCGAAAAAAGTGCTGGAATCGGCCAAATAAAAAACAATTCCCCCTACCCGCAAATCATTCCCATCAATGGATCTGAACAAGCTTTTAGTGATTTTGCGGAATCCGCAAACTGCACTCTACAGTTCGACTTTTCCGATGGACTCGTTTTTAAAGATTCCGCTAAAGAAAAAACTCTCCAGGACCATTTAAAAGCGGGTGGTATCATGGTCTACCCCCTTTTATTCCTCGGCTTCATCTGTATCATTATTGCACTCTACAAATTCATTCAACTTTACTCCATCAGGAGTCAATACGATGATAAAGTCATCAAACTCATTTCCTTGATCAAAGAAGATAAACTTGAAGAAGCTGAGCAATATGTAAAACAGCTCAAGAAACCCATTCGTGCACTTCTCGGCGAAGCCCTCAAATACAAAGATGCCCCTCGCGTTGACTTGGAAGAATTACTCAATGAAACCATTTTAAGTGAACTCCCACGTCTTGACCGCCTGATGCATATCCTCTCAGTCTCTGCTGGTGCAGCTCCACTCATGGGCCTACTAGGAACCGTTATGGGTATCATCAAAACATTCGAAATGATCGGCATCTACGGAACTTCCGATGCCAACCAACTCTCCTTGGGTATTTCAGAAGCCCTTGTCACTACGGAAGTTGGCCTACTCGTCGCCATTCCCACACTCATTACCTATGCCTTGCTCAATCGTCGCTTGCGTACCATTATTTCCAGCTTAGAAAAAGCTAGCCTAAGCTTTATTAACGGATCGCGCGCTTAA
- a CDS encoding MotA/TolQ/ExbB proton channel family protein: MNYWQTIINMWSDAGWFSLALWFLSVISWIYLLRVYQKLKHSWFNTSHLSHEITHLLLDGKSKEEVRLWLCQKSGLIPHIINYVLATKDHRKITLQERYEEASICEVTAIHKEFGVVDALVKSAPLLGLLGTVAGMIQTFAALSQSGDITLVSQGISKALLTTQLGLLIALPGVFASAYLKRKFLRLSTELERLIYHIAKLGNNPQDLAS; this comes from the coding sequence ATGAACTACTGGCAAACAATCATTAACATGTGGAGTGATGCCGGTTGGTTTTCTCTGGCACTTTGGTTTTTGTCAGTCATTTCATGGATCTACCTGCTTCGCGTTTACCAAAAACTCAAGCATAGCTGGTTTAATACGAGTCACTTGAGTCATGAAATTACTCACCTCTTATTAGATGGTAAAAGCAAAGAAGAAGTTCGACTTTGGCTCTGTCAAAAAAGTGGGCTCATCCCCCATATCATCAACTATGTCTTAGCCACAAAAGATCATCGTAAAATCACCCTTCAAGAACGCTACGAAGAAGCAAGTATTTGCGAAGTCACTGCCATCCACAAAGAATTTGGCGTTGTCGATGCCCTCGTCAAATCCGCTCCATTACTAGGATTACTGGGTACTGTGGCAGGTATGATTCAAACTTTTGCCGCCCTCAGTCAATCAGGTGACATCACCCTTGTTTCTCAAGGTATTTCCAAAGCTTTGCTCACTACGCAACTGGGCTTACTCATTGCCCTGCCTGGCGTTTTTGCTTCCGCTTATTTAAAAAGAAAATTCCTACGCTTATCTACCGAGCTCGAACGCTTAATCTATCACATCGCCAAACTTGGTAATAATCCCCAGGACCTGGCCTC